In Oncorhynchus masou masou isolate Uvic2021 chromosome 10, UVic_Omas_1.1, whole genome shotgun sequence, a single genomic region encodes these proteins:
- the LOC135546980 gene encoding serine-aspartate repeat-containing protein I-like, which translates to MMSYLWILLLGSLVIGAKTQEDPAAEPETNKAEAEAAEPEAEAEEVAAEEAPAAEEATTGEEEEAAEEEEAAEEEEAAEDEAASSEVAPTTDQEAAAAEEEAPTTDQEAAAAEEEAPATKDEAATAEGEASTEDTEVVEEPAVEVEVAPEAEPEPAEAAEPEAEEPAGEEEAAESEAAPAPEDVGGELDLSEAVEPEAEPEAPEESEPTKETPMGGKSRRGGSVGTAEAQGASSGSVVSILCAIGVAIVGAATGYFAYQKKKLCFKNSGGDVVSGPKEKAETQSDPQVLSNLLTNSS; encoded by the exons ATGATGTCATACCTGTGGATTCTCCTGCTGGGCAGTTTGGTGATTGGAGCCAAGACACAAG AAGACCCTGCTGCTGAGCCAGAAACAAACAAAGCAGAGGCAGAAGCAGCAGAGCCCGAGGCAGAAGCAGAGGAAGTAGCCGCAGAGGAGGCCCCAGCAGCTGAGGAGGCTacgacaggagaagaggaggaggctgCAGAAGAGGAGGAGGCTGCAGAAGAGGAGGAGGCTGCAGAGGACGAGGCTGCAAGTTCTGAGGTTGCTCCGACTACAGACCAAGAGGCTGCAGCTGCAGAAGAGGAGGCTCCGACTACAGACCAAGAGGCTGCAGCTGCAGAAGAGGAGGCTCCGGCTACAAAGGATGAGGCTGCAACTGCAGAAGGAGAGGCTTCGACAGAGGACACAGAAGTAGTAGAAGAACCAGCAGTGGAAGTAGAGGTGGCCCCTGAAGCTGAGCCAGAACCAG CGGAGGCGGCAGAACCAGAAGCAGAGGAACCTGCTGGAGAAGAGGAAGCTGCAG AGTCGGAAGCGGCGCCTGCACCAGAAGACGTAGGAG GTGAACTAGATCTGTCTGAAGCTGTTGAACCAG AAGCTGAGCCTGAAGCACCAGAGGAGAGCGAGCCCACAAAGGAGACACCCATGGGAGGGAAGAGCCGCCGAGGGGGCTCAGTTG GCACAGCGGAAGCTCAAG GGGCTAGCTCTGGCTCGGTTGTGAGCATTCTGTGTGCTATCGGCGTGGCGATCGTTGGCGCTGCCACCGGATACTTCGCCTATCAGAAGAAGAAGCTCTGTTTCAAGAACAGTGGAG gGGATGTAGTGAGTGGCCCTAAGGAGAAGGCTGAGACCCAGTCAGATCCCCAGG TTCTCAGCAATTTGCTGACTAATTCATCCTAG